GGCGGGATGACGGAGGCCTGCCAGGTCAGCAGTGCCGGCGGACCGGCGAGCAGGGAACGGGTGCCGTCCAGCCAGTCGGCGACGCGCTGGGCGACCCCGCCGGAGATCACTCCGCCCAGTGCGCAGGCGAGCAGGGCGACGGCGGGCCCGCCGAGGCCCCGCATCCCGGTGCGCGGGTCGGGCCGGCGCCGGTACAGGACCCGGGCCACGACCGCGAGGGCGACGATGACCAGGCCCTGGGCCAGCATGAGGACGCCGAAGGCCCAGGCTCCCGGCAGCCGCCCGGTGGACTGCCAGCCGGGCCGGGACCAGCCGGCGTACAGCAGGGCGAGCAACAGCAGGGCGAGCGCGCCGAGCGGCAGGCAGCGGTCCAGATGCCGGTCGAGACGCCGGTCGAGACGGCGCTCGCTGCGGCCCCGGCGGCAGACCACCACGGCCACCGTGACCGCCCCCGCGGCCAGGGCGGCGATCAGGGTCCAGCCGAGGATGTCCAGGACCCCGGGGCCGCCGGGCCGGCGGTCGAAGCGGGCGGCCGGGACGGTGACGGCCGCGGTCACCGTGAGCAGACCGGCCGCGGTGTGCGCCGCGCGCAGCCGGGCGACCAGCCGGCGCCCGTACCAGAAGCCGGGCCGGGCCAGCGCGCTGCCCCGCGGGTCCGGCTCGGTGACGTCGGCTTGCGGCGCTGCGGCGTCGGCGTCCGGCTCGTCGTCCGGGGACAACGGCCGGTGGGACTCGTAGGCGCTCCAGGTGCGGTGGGAGAGGTACCACAGCAGGCCGGTCAGCGCGGCCGGCACCGCGGCGGCCAGGGCCAGCCTGCGGCCGGGCGCGCTCCACCATCCGCCGGCCCCGGCGGGCGCCCCGGGGGCCGCGGGAGCCAGGAAGCCGAGCCAGGAGTGGCGGCGTACACACGCGGGGGCGCTGGCGCACTGCCAGGCCACCAGGTCCAGGGCGACCTCGCAGACGGCGGCGACCAGGAGCACCGTCAGGGTGAGGGCGGTCAGCCGGACCAGGAGGCCGTAGAGCCGCACGGTGCGTTGCCGGCCGGTCGCGGCCGGGCGCATCCAGTGGGCGAGGTTGACGACCATGAACGGCAGCAGCAACAGCCACAGGGCGCGGCTGCCGTCGCCGGAGGTGAGGTTGCACCAGACGTACGCCTCCCGGACCGGCTCGCCGCGCGGGTCCCGGCCGGCCGGGGCGGAACCCGCCTCCCCTCTGTCCTCGACGTCCTCGGCGCGCCGGAAGACGGCGGCCGTGTCGTCGCCGGAGACCCGGACCGTGCGCGGATCGCCGAGCATCTGCTCGGGCGTGGTCCCGCCGACCCCGTGCACCAGCAGCTCCAGGTCGGTCTCCGGCTCCGCCGGCCGTCGCGCCGCGCGGTCCTCGTAGTCCCCTGAGGGAGGTCCCCCTGGGGTCCGGTCGTCGTACCGATCCGGTGCCGGGCCCTCGTACCGCTCATCCGTCTGCTCCGCGGACCGGTCCTGCGCGCGTTCCATCGTCTCGCACATCCCCCGTGACGCCCTGACGTCTGTGTCGTGCGCGCTCCAGGATGGCCGGTCCGGCCGCCGTACACACCTCTCGTCACCGAATCTCCCCGAACCGGGGCGCGCGGACGCCCCGGAGGTGGTGGCGCGGCCGGAGCCGCCCCGTGAAAAGATGGGACGCCCGCGCACTGCCCGAAGGGACGGAAGTCCAGGTCGCAGCCGGTGCGCCGGGCGTGTCGGACGGTTGGCGGCGAAAGGACCGGAGCGTACGTGAGCGAGAATCAGAACCTCCTCGCGGAGCAGCGCCGCGCCCTGATCCTGGACGAGGTCCGGCGTCGCGGCGGGGTACGGGTCAACGAGCTGACCCGCAAGCTCGGCGTCTCGGACATGACCGTGCGCCGCGACCTGGACGCGCTCGCCCGCCAGGGGATGCTGGAGAAGGTGCACGGCGGCGCGGTGCCGGTGGTCGAGGCCAGCACGCACGAGCCGGGGTTCGAGGCGAAGTCGGGGCTGGAGCCGACCGCCAAGGAGGACATCGCGCGGGCTGCGGCCCGGCTGGTGGGCCCGGGGGCGGCGATCGCCCTGTCCGGCGGTACGACGACCTACGCGCTCGCCCGGCAGCTGCTGGAGGTGCCCGACCTGACCGTGGTGACGAACTCGGTGCGGGTCGCGGACGTCTTCCACGTCGCGCAGCGCACCTCGGGGCAGCGGCAGGGGGCGGCCACGGTGGTGCTGACCGGCGGGGTGCGCACCCCGTCGGACTCGCTGGTGGGACCGGTGGCCGACCAGGCGATCGCCGCGCTCCACTTCGATCTGCTGTTCCTCGGTGTGCACGGCATATCGCTGGAAGCGGGGCTGTCCACGCCGAATCTCGCGGAGGCCGAGACCAACCGGCGTCTGGTGCACTCCGCGCGCCGGGTCGTGGTGGTCGCCGACCACACCAAGTGGGGCACGGTGGGCCTGAGTTCCTTCGCCACGCTGGACCAGGTGGACACGCTGGTGACCGACGCGGGCCTGCCCGCCGAGGCGCGCGCGGAGATCTCCGAGCACCTGCGGGTGATCGTGGCGGGCGAGCCGGAGGAAGAGGCCGTGGAGGCCTGACATCCCCTGCCCTACGGGTTCTCCCTCACGGGGTCCTGCCTCAGGGGTCTCCCCGTACTGGTTCCGCCTTACGGGTCCTGCCCGACGGTCCCCATCCGGGGGGCCTTCGGCTATCGTGTGCTGGCCTTGGCCGGTCGACCGCCGCACGGGGCGGCACAAGGGGGTTCGTGCCCATGGCTCGTCGTCTGCGTCCGGTGGGTGTCGACTTCGTCGGGACCGCGCCCGTACGGCTGGTCTTCGACCGGGAGATGTCCGCCGCCCCGGAACAGGTCTTCCACGCGCTCGCCGCGGACGTCTCCGGCTGGCCGCGGTGGTTCTCGGCGGTGACGTCCGCCCGGGCCACCGACGGCGGCGCCGGACGGCAGATCCGGCTCAGGGGCGGGACGCGGTTCGAGGAGACGGTGCTCGTGGCGCGGGAACCGGAGGTGTACGCCTACCGCGTCGATGTCACCAACGCGCCGGGCGCCCGGGCCCTGGTCGAGGAATGGCGGCTGGCTCCCCATGGCACCGGCACCCGTGTGCGGTGGACCTTCGCCGCCGACGGACCCGCGCCGTTCCGGCTCCTCCTCGGGCTCGCCCGGCCGGGCCTGGGGCGGTCCTTCCGGGACGCGGTGCGGGCCTTGGACCGGCGGCTGGCGACGCGCTGACCCTCACCGGACGGCGGAGGCGCGCCGTCAGTCCGGCCACACCCCCGTCGCCAGGAACGAGCCGATCGCCGCCGTGTACGGCGCGATGTCCAGGCCCTGGGCCGCGAGCCACGCGTCCGAGTAGTACTTGTCGAGGTACCGGTCCCCCGGGTCGCACAGCAGGGTGACGACACTGCCGGTACGGCCCTCGGCCACCATCTCCGCGACGATCTTCAGCGCGCTCCACAGCCCGGTGCCCGTGGAGCCGCCCGCCTTGCGGCCGATGGCACCCTCCAGCGCCCGTACCGCGGCGACGCTCGCCGCGTCCGGGACCTTCATCATCCGGTCGATCGCGCCGGGCACGAAGCTGGGCTCCACTCGGGGCCTGCCGATGCCCTCGATCCGGGAGCCGCAGTCGCAGGTGACGTCCGGGTCGCCGGTGGTCCAGCCCTCGAAGAAGCAGGAGTTGTCCGGGTCGGCGACACAGATCCGGGTGTCGTACTGCATGTAGTGGACGTAGCGGGCCAGGGTCGCGGAGGTGCCGCCGGTGCCCGCCGTGGCCACGATCCAGGCCGGCTCCGGGAACCGCTCCAGGCGCAGCTGGCGGAAGATGGACTCGGCGATGTTGTTGTTGCCGCGCCAGTCGGTGGCCCGCTCGGCGTAGGTGAACTGGTCCATGTAGTGGCCGCCGGTCTCCGCCGCCAGGCGGGCTGACTCCTCGTACATCTTCCGGGAGTCGTCCACGAAGTGGCACCGCCCGCCGTGGAACTCGATGAGCCGGCACTTCTCGGCACTGGTCGTGCGCGGCATGACGGCGATGAAGGGCACGCCGATCAGCTTCGCGAAGTAGGCCTCCGAGACCGCCGTGGAACCGCTGGACGCCTCGATCACCGGGCGGCCCGGGCGGATCCAGCCGTTGCACAGGCCGTAGAGGAACAGCGAGCGGGCCAGCCGGTGCTTGAGGCTGCCGGTGGGGTGGGTGGACTCGTCCTTCAGGTACAGGTCGATCCCCCACCGCTCGGGCAGCGGGAAGCGCAGCAGGTGCGTGTCCGCCGAGCGGTTGGCGTCGGCCTGGACCTTGCGGACGGCTTCCTTGAGCCAGTCACGGTAGGCCGGGTCCGTGCGGTCGACGTCGAGGGTGGCGCCGGTGGTGGTCTGGGGCGGGATGCTCACGGCGGGGCTCCTTGCACTCGTCGCCGACGGCGCCTGGCGCGGGCCGGCAGATCGAGCATAGGCGCCTTTCAACACCGTCCCCACCTGCATAAACGCATCTTTGGGCCGCTCCAAGGCAGGCTGGGGCACAGGCGTGCGACCCGGCCGGGGCGCATGGGCGGGCGTGCTCCGGGTGACTCGTTCACGCGCCCCCGCGCGCACTGGTGCTCCTCGCCCGGCCGGGGCAGACTGCACGCGACGGGACGGTCCGTCCTGGACGGGGGCGCACGAGAAACGAGACGAACCCAGGGATTCACGCACCCAGGAAAGAGCGCGAGGGGGGCCGACATGACCGAGCCGGAATTCAGGGCCACAGGCGTGCGCATCGGCAAGGGCCTGCGTTCGCTCACCCGGGCCGGGCAGGTCCGGATCAGCGACGGCAGGCTCCAGTTGCTCACCAGCTACGGCAGCGAGATAGACAGCGCGCCGGTGCAGGCGGTGCGCGCCTCCAAGCCGTGGTTCGTTCCGGACGACCGGGCGCTGGCCGACCTGAACGGCACGCGGTACCTGCTGACGCTGGGCGAGCGCGACCCGGCGCCGGGCCGGCCGGGACCGCCCGCCGCCCGGCGGTTCATCGAGGCGGTCCGCCGGGCCGCGGGGCGCGGCGGCTGAGCGGAGCGGGACGCGGCGGCCGGGCGGGCCGGGCCGCGCGCCGGGCACGGCGCGCGGTCGCGGCGAGTTGCGGGAGTGCGTGCGCTGCGTCACGCTGGTCTCACGTCACTCTGGGTTTACCGGCGATAACGCTGCGAACCAGCCCGCCGGCCACGACAGCAGGCGGACGTTTGGACGCAAGCACCCTGCTGGATCCGTTGTTCTCCGTGTTCTTCCGGTTCCTCCGGACCTCACATCGGGGAGTCGCAGTCGTGACCAGTCATCCAAGCAGGCACTGCACGGTGGAGCTCCAAGCCCTGCCGTCGCGGATCGGCCAGGTCCGCAGAATCGTATCTGCGCAGTTGCGCTACTGGCATCTCGACCCGTTGATCGACCGGGCCGCGCTCGGTGTGACAGAGCTGCTGAGCAACGTCCACCGGCACGCCAGGCCCGACAAGTCGTGCACCGTGGAGCTGGAGTTGCTGCCTGACCGGCTCACGGTCTCGGTGCGCGACCACGACCCGCGTCTTCCGGTGCCGGCCGACGCCACGGACCCGGCGGACGCCATCCCGCTGGCCACCTGCGGGCGGGGGCTGGCGATGGTGGCCGCGGTGAGCGAGAGCTGGGGCGCGCGGCCGGACGGGGAGAACGGCAAGGTCGTGTGGTTCACGCTGCCGGCCACGGCGGCGGCCCACGGCCATCCCGCGCGACCGCCCCAGGAAACGTCCCGGCCGGCCCCTGCACCCGCCACGGCGGCGGTCGCGGGCGGGATCTCTGCTCCGCCGGGGGTCGGGACTGCGGCGGGAGGCGGTCCCGCCGTCCCGATGGAGGTGGCGGCGGCCGCGGCCCCCGTGGCCACCCCCGTGGCTGCCGCGGTGGCGAGCGCGGGGGCCGACGGTGGCGCGGCGCCGGGCGGAGCGGCCGGCTACGGCGGACGGTGATGCGGCGGGAGCGCCCCGGACTCCTTGGGCCCGGGCGCTCCCGCCGCGTCCGCCGGGCACCTGAGGGAACGGACTGACGGACGGGGAACGGATCGGCGGACCGGGAACGGACTGGCGAACTGTAACTACTAGTATGTAAAGTGCTCGCATGAGCACCTCGGAACGACTGATCGAGTCCACCCGTGAGCTGCTGTGGGAGCGCGGGTACGTGGGCACGAGCCCCAAGGCGATCCTGGAGCGCTCGGGAGCGGGCCAGGGCAGCATGTACCACCACTTCAAGGGCAAGCCGGATCTCGCCCTGGCAGCGATCCGGCGTACCGCCGCCGAACTGCGGGCCACCGCCGAGGCCCTGCTCGGCGGGCCGGGCACGCCGTACGAGCGGATCGAGGCGTACCTGCTGCGCGAGCGCGATGTGCTGCGGGGCTGCCCGGTCGGCCGGCTGACCATGGATCCGGACGTGATCGCGAGCGACGAACTGCGCGCGCCGGTGGACGAGACGATCGCCGCGATCCGGGACCGGATCGCCGAACTCGTCGAAGAGGGCAAGCGGCAGGGGCAGTTCGCGCCCGAGCTGGACGGCGCGGAGATCGGCGCGGCCGTGCTCGCGACCGTGCAGGGCGGCTATGTGCTCGCCCGCGCCTCCGGCTCCCCCGCCGCCTTCGACGCCGGCGTGCGCGGCCTGCTCGCACTGCTCGCGCCCCGGACTCACGGCAACCACTGAAACTCCCGGGCCCGCCGGACTCCCCGAACCCCCGGGCCCGCCGAACCCCCCGAATCCCCGAGCCCGCCCGGCTTCCCGAAGCCACCGGACTCTCCGGGCTCACCGGACTTCCCGCCTTCCCGAACACCCCGACAGGAGAACCGAGTCACGTGCACATCACCAGGCGCCGGCCCGACACCCGGCAGGGCCCGGCGGACAACTTCACCGGCGCGGTCTGGCTGGACGAGATAGCCGCCCCCGCCGCCCCGTCCCGGCTGCGCATGTTCAACGTCCACTTCGCACCGGGCGCGCACACGGCCTGGCACACACATCCGCACGGGCAGGTGCTGCACGTCCTGGAGGGCGAGGGCCTGGTGGGACGTACGGGCGGCGAGGTGGAGGAGATCCGCGCGGGCGACACCGTGTGGATCGAGCCGGGCGAGCGGCACTGGCACGGCGCCGGGCCCCGCACCTTCATGACCCATCTCGCGGTCGTGGAGGCCGCCGAGGACGGCACCACGGCCGAGTGGCACGCGCACGTGTCCGGCTACCCCGCCTGAGAAGGGAAGCACGAAGTGCACGCGATGCAGTACGAGTTCACCCTGCCCGCCGACTACGACACGGGGCTCGTCCGCTCCCGGGTCGCCCGCGTCGGACATGTGCTGGACGACTGGGACGGCCTGGGCATCAAGACGTATGTGATGCGCGAGCGCGGGGTGAACGGCTCGCCGGTGAACCAGTACGGGCCGTTCTACCTGTGGAACACCATGGAGGGCATGAACAGGTTCCTGTGGGGCGGGGCCTTCCAGGGGCCGGTCGACGACTTCGGCCGGCCGGCGATCCGGCAGTGGACCGGCCTGGCCTTCGAGGAGGGCACCGCGACCGCCTCCGCGCCGGCGTACGCCGTGCGGCGGCGCCAACCGGTGCCCGAAGGCGTGGAGTTGGCGTCGTACATGGCGGACGCGGTGGCCGAGACGGGGAGGCTGGCGGCCGAGGACGGCGCGGTGCTCGCGGCGGC
This sequence is a window from Streptomyces rubradiris. Protein-coding genes within it:
- a CDS encoding ATP-binding protein; translation: MTSHPSRHCTVELQALPSRIGQVRRIVSAQLRYWHLDPLIDRAALGVTELLSNVHRHARPDKSCTVELELLPDRLTVSVRDHDPRLPVPADATDPADAIPLATCGRGLAMVAAVSESWGARPDGENGKVVWFTLPATAAAHGHPARPPQETSRPAPAPATAAVAGGISAPPGVGTAAGGGPAVPMEVAAAAAPVATPVAAAVASAGADGGAAPGGAAGYGGR
- a CDS encoding DUF4865 family protein; protein product: MHAMQYEFTLPADYDTGLVRSRVARVGHVLDDWDGLGIKTYVMRERGVNGSPVNQYGPFYLWNTMEGMNRFLWGGAFQGPVDDFGRPAIRQWTGLAFEEGTATASAPAYAVRRRQPVPEGVELASYMADAVAETGRLAAEDGAVLAAAAVDTRAWEVVHFSLWEHDGPKADGDLFEVLHLSAPGRDRLPRGRQW
- a CDS encoding PLP-dependent cysteine synthase family protein — protein: MSIPPQTTTGATLDVDRTDPAYRDWLKEAVRKVQADANRSADTHLLRFPLPERWGIDLYLKDESTHPTGSLKHRLARSLFLYGLCNGWIRPGRPVIEASSGSTAVSEAYFAKLIGVPFIAVMPRTTSAEKCRLIEFHGGRCHFVDDSRKMYEESARLAAETGGHYMDQFTYAERATDWRGNNNIAESIFRQLRLERFPEPAWIVATAGTGGTSATLARYVHYMQYDTRICVADPDNSCFFEGWTTGDPDVTCDCGSRIEGIGRPRVEPSFVPGAIDRMMKVPDAASVAAVRALEGAIGRKAGGSTGTGLWSALKIVAEMVAEGRTGSVVTLLCDPGDRYLDKYYSDAWLAAQGLDIAPYTAAIGSFLATGVWPD
- a CDS encoding TetR/AcrR family transcriptional regulator produces the protein MSTSERLIESTRELLWERGYVGTSPKAILERSGAGQGSMYHHFKGKPDLALAAIRRTAAELRATAEALLGGPGTPYERIEAYLLRERDVLRGCPVGRLTMDPDVIASDELRAPVDETIAAIRDRIAELVEEGKRQGQFAPELDGAEIGAAVLATVQGGYVLARASGSPAAFDAGVRGLLALLAPRTHGNH
- a CDS encoding cupin domain-containing protein, whose protein sequence is MHITRRRPDTRQGPADNFTGAVWLDEIAAPAAPSRLRMFNVHFAPGAHTAWHTHPHGQVLHVLEGEGLVGRTGGEVEEIRAGDTVWIEPGERHWHGAGPRTFMTHLAVVEAAEDGTTAEWHAHVSGYPA
- a CDS encoding DeoR/GlpR family DNA-binding transcription regulator, coding for MSENQNLLAEQRRALILDEVRRRGGVRVNELTRKLGVSDMTVRRDLDALARQGMLEKVHGGAVPVVEASTHEPGFEAKSGLEPTAKEDIARAAARLVGPGAAIALSGGTTTYALARQLLEVPDLTVVTNSVRVADVFHVAQRTSGQRQGAATVVLTGGVRTPSDSLVGPVADQAIAALHFDLLFLGVHGISLEAGLSTPNLAEAETNRRLVHSARRVVVVADHTKWGTVGLSSFATLDQVDTLVTDAGLPAEARAEISEHLRVIVAGEPEEEAVEA
- a CDS encoding SRPBCC family protein, whose amino-acid sequence is MARRLRPVGVDFVGTAPVRLVFDREMSAAPEQVFHALAADVSGWPRWFSAVTSARATDGGAGRQIRLRGGTRFEETVLVAREPEVYAYRVDVTNAPGARALVEEWRLAPHGTGTRVRWTFAADGPAPFRLLLGLARPGLGRSFRDAVRALDRRLATR